TGGAGCAACTCAAGCGCGGCGAGTAAACCCCCGCGCTGACCGGCCCGGCCCCAGGCGATGGGGCCGGGCGTACCATGGTATCCTTTTCGTGAAGCGGCCCCGAACCGGAGCAAAAAGATGCACCCCGTCGATTTCACGCACTGGAGGCTCGAGCCCCGCACCCTCCAGCTCACCGGCCCAACCTTCTCGGCCAGGGTGGAGGCCCGGCCGCACGCCTGGCGCATCCTCGTCTACCAGCGCCCCCAGGACGCCGAAAAAAGCAGCTGGGCGGTGGCGTCCACGCAGCGGCGCCCCCTCACCTTCGACGGCCGCACGGCCCGCGCCCCAAACCTCCCGCCCCTCGAGCTCACCCTCGCCCCCTTCGCCTTCACCTTCGCGGAGCTCTCCGCCACCGGCCTGCTCGCGCACGAGCAGGCCACCTGGCGCACCGCGGCGGCCGCAGCCCTCGACCCGCTTAAGCCCACCCAACCCGAACCCCCAACCGACGGGTACCCCCTCGGGGGCGGGCTCGAGCTGCGCCTCGCGGAACGCCCGGCCCGGCGGTACTTCGGCCTGGGGGAACGCACCGGCTTCCTGGACAAGAAGGGCCGCCGCTACACCCACTGGAACACCGACGCGCTCGACCACCACGAGACCACCGACCCCCTCTACCAGGCCCACCCCTTCCTCATCGGGGTGGAGGACGGCCGGGCCTGGGGGGTGTTCCTCGACGAAACCTGGCCCAGCGTCTTCGACCTCGCCGCGACCACGCCCCACCAGAGCGCGCTCTTCACCCCCGGCCCCACCCTCGACCTCTACCTGATCCCGGGACCCACGGTGCGCGAGGTGGTGGCGGGCTTTACCGGCCTCACCGGCACCCCGCCCCTGCCGCCCTTGTGGGCGCTCGGGTTCCACCAGTGCCGCTGGGGTTACCCCGACGCCGGGAGCGTGCGGGCGGTGGCGGACGCCTTCGCGACGCACGACATCCCCCTCTCCGCCCTCTGGCTGGACATCGACCACATGGACGGGTACCGGGTCTTCACCTTCCACCCCGCGCGCTTCCCGGAGCCCGAGCGCCTCATCGGCGCGCTGCGAGAACGGGGCGTGCGCACCGTGGTCATCGTGGATCCCGGGGTGAAGAAGGAAGCGGGCTACCCGGTCTACGAGGACGGGAAGCGCCTCCGAGCCTTCGTGGAAACCCCCCGCGGCGACGAGGTCGTGGGGGAGGTGTGGGCCAACCCCGCCGTCTGGCCCGACTTCACCCGTCCGGAGGTGCGCGCGTGGTGGGCTGACCTCCACCGCTACTACCTCGAGAAAGGCGTCGCCGGGATCTGGAACGACATGAACGAACCCTCGGCCTTCCGCATCGAAGGAACGCCCCCCCAGCAGACCGGGAAGACCCTCCCCCTAGGCGCCCGCCACGGGAAGGCCAGCCACGCGGAGGTGCACAACGTCTACGGACTCGCCATGAGCCAAGCCGCCCACGAAGCCCAGCGGCGCGCCGCGCCCACGCGCCGCCCCTTCGTCCTGACGCGCGCCGGGTTCGCCGGGATCCAGCGCTACGCCTGGGTCTGGACCGGGGACAACCAAAGCCACTGGAGCCACCTGGAGATGAGCATCCCCATGCTGCTCAACCTGAGCCTCTCCGGCGTGGCCTTCGCCGGCGCGGACATCGGGGGGTTCTCCGAGGACGCCACCCCCGAACTCGTGACGCGCTGGACCTGGCTCGGCGCGTTCTACCCCCTCATGCGCAACCACTCCAGCAAGACCAGCCGCCGCCAGGAACCCTACGCCTTCGGGGCGCCCTGGACCCACCCCATGCGCCAAGCGATCCGCTTTCGCTACCAGCTCCTCCCCTACACCTACACCCTGGCCGAGGAAGCCCACCGCACCGGCGCGCCCCTGATGCGCCCCCTCTTCTACGAGTTCCCCGAGGACGAAACGGCCTACACCCTTCACGACGCCTTCCTGTACGGCCCGGCCCTCCTCGTCGCCCCCATCACGCGCCCCGCCCAGACCCACCGCGCGGTCTACCTCCCCCCAGGCCGCTGGCAGGACTGGTGGACGGGCGAGGTCCTCGAAGGGCCCCGCTGGATCGTCGCCGAAGCCCCGCTCGACGCCATCCCCCTCTACCTGCGCGAAGGGCACGCCGTCCCCACCACCACCCCCGAACCGCGCGAAACCGCCCGCTTCGACCCCCTCGTCTTCCGCGCCTTCCCCACGGGCCCCAGCCGCGGCGAGGTCTACGAGGACGACGGGGACGGCCCCACCCCGGGCCGGAGAAGCCGCCTCGAGGTCCACGACCGCACCGCCCGCTTCGACGGCCCCCGCGCAGGCCGGACGGTACGGGTGGAGGTACTCACCCCAGAAGGCGAACGCGCGGCACTCGAGCTGGCTCCCCCCTAGCTACTCCCCCTGAAGGCCCCGGCGGATCTCCTCCACCATCCGGTCCATGATCCGCTCCACGTCCGCGTCCGGCCGCTCCAGCACGCGCCGCAACGCCTCCCTCCAAGGCCCCCAGACCCGCCCTATCTCCGGGATGTTCGGCACGGGCTCCCCCAACGCGATCACGGCGGCGAACCCCCGCACCACCGGGTCGTCCTCGAGCGCGGCCAGCGCCCCGCGCGAGACCGGGATGCGCCCCCCCACCCGGCTCAAACCCACCTGCGCGTCGGGCCGCACCAGCATCTTCGCGAAGTTCACCGCGGCGATCTTGTGCCTCGAGTACGCGTTCAGCACGATGCCCTGCACCTCCACGAACGGCCCCCAGGCCCGCCCCCCGGGCGGCGCGGGCATGGGCGCGACCCCGAACGCCAGCCCGGCCTCCCTGTACCCCTCCACGGCCCACGGGCCGTTCAGGGTCATGGCCACCGCCCCCTCCCGGAACGCCCCGTCCACCACGCCGTCATCCACGCCCGCCGGAACCAAACCGTACCCGTAGCGCAGGGCCTGAATGAACCGAGCGGCCCTATACCCGGCCTCCCCCCCCAGGCCCAACACCGCCGGGTCCCAGCTCCCGTCCGCGCGCCGCCCGAACACGAACGCGCCGTACGCCCTGAACCACCCGTACCCCAAGTACGGGTCACCCAGGTCATACAAGAACCCGAAGGTCTCGCCCGTAGTGAGCCGCCGCGCCAACCCCAGGAACGCCTCCCAACTCGCGGGCGGCTCCGGCACCCACCGCTTGTTATAGATCAAGGCCACCGCCTCGGCGCTCACCGGGAAACCAAACCCCGCCCCCCCGTACCGAAAAGCCTCGAGGGCCACCGGCACCAGGTCCGCGAGGTACGCCTCCGTCACGAACCCCTCCACCGGCTCGAGGACCCCCGCCGCGGCCATCTCCCCCACCCAGCCGTGCGGCACCGGAACCACCAGGTCCGCCGCCCTGCCCCGCGGGGCCTCCAGAATGAACCGCGGCCGGATCTCCTCCAACGGCATCGCGACGACCTCCACGGGCGTTCCCGTGGCCGCCTCGAACCGCGCGGCCTGCGCCCGCAGCCACTCCAGCTCCGCCCCCTCGAAAGGCGTCCAGACCGTGACCGGCCCCGCCGCGAGGGCCGAAGCCATCCACACCAGGCATCCCGCTACCCAACGCCGCATCCCTGATCCTCCGCCGTCGCTCTCGGGTGCCCTGCGCCCCTACCCTCGCCGCGCCGCCGCCCGCTCCCCCACGAGCGGCGCGTACCACCAAAGCGCCGCCAGCACCAGCAGCGCCTCCGCCCCAAACACCAGCGCGTACGCTTCCGGCGGGTACCGCCCCGCCGCGTCCCGCCCGAACACCCCGATCACCACGCCCATCCACCACTGCAGCGCGAACACCCCCCCGATCCCGAACAGGTTCACCGCCGTCACCGCCCGGCCCGTCAAGTGCGGCGGGAAGACCAGCCGCGCGTGCGCCAGCAACACGATGTTGAACGCCCCCAAAAACCCAAACGCCGCGTACACGAGCCCCACCCCCACCCAACCCAACTCCCCTGGGAACGCCGCCAGCACGCCCAGCACCCCCGCGAACCCCAGCCCCGCCGCGAGCATCACCCGGCCCACCCCCCACCGGTCCGCGAGCACCCCCGAAACCCCGTACCCCACGACCGCCGCTAAGCTCAACGCGAACAACGCGTTCCCCGCCTGCACCGGGGAGGCGCCGTACACGTCAAACAGGTACGGCCCGCCCCACAGGCTCTGCACCGCGAAAAACGTGCCCGCCGTCACCAGCGCAAGCGGCGCCATCCGCCAAAACCGCGCGTCCCGAAACACCTCCCCCAGCCCCCCCGGCCCTACCGCACCGCCCTCCAGCCGGTCCCCCTCCGGCGTGTTCCGCGTCAACCCCACGATCAACAACGCCACCAGCGCGATCACCCCCGCGCCCCACGCGAACACCGCACGCCACCCCAACACCCCCGCCAACCACGCGAGCGGCGTCGCCGCCACGAGCGCCCCCGACGCCCCCACCGCCACCAGCGCGCCCGACACCGTCGCGAACCGGTGCGGCGCGAACCACCGGCTGAACGCCTTCAACCCCCCCATCAAGATCCCCGCCATGCCCAACCCCAACAACGCCCGCCCCAGCACCAGCTCCCCGAACGAGTCCGCCTCCGCGAACACCCAACTCCCCACCGCCCCCACCAGCATCAACCCCGGCGTCACGAACCGCGGCCCCCACCGGTCCAACCCCCACCCCAAAGGCACCTGCGCCGCCGCGAACGCCAGGTAAAACACGCTCGTCATGAGGCCCAACGCCCCCGCGGAAAGCCCCACCTCCCGCACCAAATCCCCCGCGATCACCGCGTTCGCCGACCGGAAAAAGTACGAGAGGAAGTAAGCCAACGCGAACACCCCGAAGACCGACACCGCACTCACACGCACGCCCCGCATGCCTTCCAGAATACCCGAACCCCCCACCCCCGCGTGCTAAACTAACCCCATGCGCGTACTCGTCACCGGCGGAGCCGGCTTCATCGGCAGTCACCTCGTCCACGCCCTACACCAAAAAGGCATCCCCGTCGCGGTCCTCGACGACCTCTCCACCGGCAAACGCGCCCACATCCCCCCCGACGTCCCCCTCTACCAAACCGACATCCGCGACCTCAACGCCGTCCTCCACGCCTTCCAAGACTTCCAACCCACCCACGTCGCGCACCAAGCCGCCCAAGCCTCCGTCAAGCACTCCGTCCAAAACCCCTGCAAGGACGCCGAGATCAACCTCCTCGGCGGCCTCAACATCCTCGAAGCCATGCGCGCCACCGGCACCCAAAAAATCGTCTTCGCCTCCACCGGCGGCGCGATCTACGGCGAGGTCCCCGAAGGCCGACGCGCCCCCGAAACCTGGCCCCCCAAACCCAAAAGCCCCTACGCC
This region of Marinithermus hydrothermalis DSM 14884 genomic DNA includes:
- a CDS encoding TIM-barrel domain-containing protein — encoded protein: MHPVDFTHWRLEPRTLQLTGPTFSARVEARPHAWRILVYQRPQDAEKSSWAVASTQRRPLTFDGRTARAPNLPPLELTLAPFAFTFAELSATGLLAHEQATWRTAAAAALDPLKPTQPEPPTDGYPLGGGLELRLAERPARRYFGLGERTGFLDKKGRRYTHWNTDALDHHETTDPLYQAHPFLIGVEDGRAWGVFLDETWPSVFDLAATTPHQSALFTPGPTLDLYLIPGPTVREVVAGFTGLTGTPPLPPLWALGFHQCRWGYPDAGSVRAVADAFATHDIPLSALWLDIDHMDGYRVFTFHPARFPEPERLIGALRERGVRTVVIVDPGVKKEAGYPVYEDGKRLRAFVETPRGDEVVGEVWANPAVWPDFTRPEVRAWWADLHRYYLEKGVAGIWNDMNEPSAFRIEGTPPQQTGKTLPLGARHGKASHAEVHNVYGLAMSQAAHEAQRRAAPTRRPFVLTRAGFAGIQRYAWVWTGDNQSHWSHLEMSIPMLLNLSLSGVAFAGADIGGFSEDATPELVTRWTWLGAFYPLMRNHSSKTSRRQEPYAFGAPWTHPMRQAIRFRYQLLPYTYTLAEEAHRTGAPLMRPLFYEFPEDETAYTLHDAFLYGPALLVAPITRPAQTHRAVYLPPGRWQDWWTGEVLEGPRWIVAEAPLDAIPLYLREGHAVPTTTPEPRETARFDPLVFRAFPTGPSRGEVYEDDGDGPTPGRRSRLEVHDRTARFDGPRAGRTVRVEVLTPEGERAALELAPP
- a CDS encoding maltose ABC transporter substrate-binding protein, yielding MRRWVAGCLVWMASALAAGPVTVWTPFEGAELEWLRAQAARFEAATGTPVEVVAMPLEEIRPRFILEAPRGRAADLVVPVPHGWVGEMAAAGVLEPVEGFVTEAYLADLVPVALEAFRYGGAGFGFPVSAEAVALIYNKRWVPEPPASWEAFLGLARRLTTGETFGFLYDLGDPYLGYGWFRAYGAFVFGRRADGSWDPAVLGLGGEAGYRAARFIQALRYGYGLVPAGVDDGVVDGAFREGAVAMTLNGPWAVEGYREAGLAFGVAPMPAPPGGRAWGPFVEVQGIVLNAYSRHKIAAVNFAKMLVRPDAQVGLSRVGGRIPVSRGALAALEDDPVVRGFAAVIALGEPVPNIPEIGRVWGPWREALRRVLERPDADVERIMDRMVEEIRRGLQGE
- a CDS encoding MFS transporter, which produces MRGVRVSAVSVFGVFALAYFLSYFFRSANAVIAGDLVREVGLSAGALGLMTSVFYLAFAAAQVPLGWGLDRWGPRFVTPGLMLVGAVGSWVFAEADSFGELVLGRALLGLGMAGILMGGLKAFSRWFAPHRFATVSGALVAVGASGALVAATPLAWLAGVLGWRAVFAWGAGVIALVALLIVGLTRNTPEGDRLEGGAVGPGGLGEVFRDARFWRMAPLALVTAGTFFAVQSLWGGPYLFDVYGASPVQAGNALFALSLAAVVGYGVSGVLADRWGVGRVMLAAGLGFAGVLGVLAAFPGELGWVGVGLVYAAFGFLGAFNIVLLAHARLVFPPHLTGRAVTAVNLFGIGGVFALQWWMGVVIGVFGRDAAGRYPPEAYALVFGAEALLVLAALWWYAPLVGERAAARRG